One genomic segment of Scophthalmus maximus strain ysfricsl-2021 chromosome 3, ASM2237912v1, whole genome shotgun sequence includes these proteins:
- the abcb9 gene encoding ATP-binding cassette sub-family B member 9, with amino-acid sequence MGIIAGVSCTVLFTLLDVVVSTVLFTHGSHLVTFRDEVLDFSILTSALDLWGTALLRASLLLGASVGVSWNKADGPQRVAALAPLILLISLVVVTYALAKLLMLTELGPLTQRPWFLGLIGWTCASSLGVVLLWGLLGKEDGSGTRRGSRGEGGSEDTEELVGTADEEEQEVGCQRKNQEEGGDQKKKIGSGATLGRLLSFIRKDAGLLSVAILFLLISAVCEAFIPFYYGRAIDGIVSYKSMEHFAKPVITLAVLALASSLAMGVRGGVFNLTFARLNLRLRSRLFRTLMRQEIAFFDENHTGDVISRLSSDTTQVSDLISQNVNIFLRSTIKGFGFFIFMFGMSWKLTLVTIMGFPFIALVSKLYGEYYKKLTKEVQTTLAEANRVAEETISGMRTVRSFANESGEANSYYAKLLVMFELNKKEALAYACYMWSSSISELALEVAVLYYGGHLVITGQMSSGHLISFFIYMLELGECLESIASVYTGLMQGVGAAEKIFEYLDRKPKHPADGTEAPDACTGLVEFKDVTFAYPTRPETDILKGVSFTLRPGEVTALVGPSGSGKSSCVSLLENFYLPQRGQVLLDGKPVHTFQHDYLHSKVALVGQEPALFARTVEENITYGLSDVPMEAVVQAATKANAHDFITALSKGYETNVGEKGTQLSGGQKQRVAIARALIRTPRVLILDEATSALDAESEHIVQQALNNIMKEHTVLVIAHRLSTVEKANNIIVIDRGHVAEQGPHGQLMASGGLYCKLVQRQVLGIQTGAEVLNPSEDFRQKRDGQRQRRRKSSSSSGASESECKGRY; translated from the exons ATGGGCATCATAGCAGGCGTGAGCTGCACCGTGTTGTTCACCCTTCTGGATGTTGTCGTCTCCACTGTCCTGTTCACACATGGATCCCACCTGGTCACGTTCAGAGATGAAGTCCTGGACTTCAGCATCCTCACGTCTGCGTTGGACCTCTGGGGGACCGCGCTGCTCCGAGCGTCCCTTCTGCTGGGGGCCTCCGTCGGTGTGTCATGGAACAAGGCGGACGGTCCGCAGAGGGTCGCCGCGCTCgcccccctcatcctcctcatcagccTGGTCGTCGTCACCTACGCCCTGGCCAAGCTGCTCATGCTGACCGAGCTGGGGCCTCTGACGCAGCGGCCCTGGTTCCTGGGCCTCATTGGCTGGACCTGTGCCTCCTCCCTGGGAGTCGTGCTGCTCTGGGGGCTGCTCGGGAAGGAGGACGGCTCGGGGACCCGTCgcggcagcagaggagaggggggctCTGAGGACACCGAGGAGCTGGTGGGGACcgctgatgaggaggagcaggaggtggggTGTCAGAGGAAGAATCAGGAGGAGGGCGGcgaccagaagaagaagattggCTCCGGGGCCACACTGGGACGTTTGTTATCCTTCATCAGGAAGGATGCAGGCCTGCTGTCTGTGGCCATCCTCTTCCTGCTcatctctgctgtgt GTGAAGCCTTCATTCCGTTCTACTATGGAAGGGCCATCGATGGCATTGTGAGCTACAAGAGCATGGAGCACTTTGCCAAACCAGTCATCACACTGGCTGTACTGGCTTTAGCCAG TTCACTTGCGATGGGTGTGCGTGGCGGAGTCTTCAACCTGACGTTTGCTCGACTGAACCTCCGCCTCAGGAGCCGTCTCTTCAGAACCCTGATGAGGCAGGAAATTGCCTTTTTTGACGAGAATCACACGG GCGACGTCATCTCGCGGCTCTCGTCCGACACCACCCAAGTGAGCGATCTCATCTCCCAGAATGTCAACATCTTCTTGAGGAGCACCATCAAGGGCTTCggcttcttcatcttcatgttcGGGATGTCCTGGAAGCTCACGCTGGTGACCATCATGGGATTCCCTTTCATCGCCCTTGTCTCTAAACTCTATGGAGAATACTACAAG AAATTGACTAAAGAAGTGCAAACAACTCTTGCAGAGGCCAATCGAGTAGCAGAAGAAACCATTTCAGGCATGAGGACGGTGCGGAGCTTCGCCAACGAGAGTGGGGAGGCCAACTCCTACTACGCCAAGCTGTTGGTCATGTTCGAGCTCAACAAGAAGGAGGCGCTGGCCTATGCCTGCTACATGTGGTCAAGTAGC atttcagagcTTGCTTTAGAGGTTGCTGTCCTCTACTATGGTGGGCATCTTGTGATCACTGGTCAGATGAGTAGTGGTCACTTGATATCTTTTTTCATATACATGCTGGAGCTGGGAGAATGTCTAGAG AGCATTGCATCGGTGTATACGGGCCTCATGCAGGGAGTGGGAGCCGCGGAGAAGATTTTCGAGTACCTGGACAGGAAACCCAAACATCCGGCTGATGGCACCGAGGCTCCGGACGCATGCACCGGTCTGGTTGAATTCAAAGACGTCACGTTTGCGTACCCAACTCGCCCCGAGACTGATATTCTCAAG GGAGTGTCGTTCACCCTGCGGCCCGGCGAGGTCACGGCCCTGGTGGGACCCTCAGGCAGTGGCAAGAGCTCCTGCGTGAGTCTGCTGGAAAACTTCTACCTTCCTCAGCGAGGCCAAGTGCTGCTGGACGGAAAACCTGTTCACACTTTTCAGCACGACTACCTGCACTCCAAG GTAGCTCTCGTGGGACAAGAGCCCGCGCTGTTTGCCCGGACGGTGGAGGAAAACATCACCTACGGCCTGAGCGACGTCCCCATGGAGGCGGTGGTGCAGGCTGCCACCAAGGCCAACGCTCACGACTTCATCACCGCCCTCTCCAAAGGCTACGAGACAA ATGTTGGAGAGAAAGGCACCCAGTTGTCAGGGGGGCAGAAACAGAGGGTGGCCATCGCAAGAGCCCTCATCCGCACCCCACGTGTTCTCATCCTGGACGAGGCGACCAGCGCGCTGGATGCAGAGAGTGAGCACATT GTCCAGCAGGCTCTGAACAACATCATGAAGGAGCACACGGTGCTGGTGATCGCCCATCGGCTCAGCACGGTGGAGAAGGCGAACAACATCATTGTGATCGACAGGGGCCACGTGGCTGAGCAGGGCCCCCACGGTCAGCTGATGGCCAGCGGCGGGCTCTACTGCAAGCTGGTGCAGAGGCAGGTCCTGGGCATCCAGACGGGCGCGGAGGTCCTGAACCCGTCTGAGGACTTCAGACAGAAGCGTGACGGGCAGCGTCAGCGGAgaaggaaaagcagcagcagcagcggcgccAGCGAGTCCGAGTGCAAAGGTCGCTACTGA